Proteins encoded together in one Marinobacter salsuginis window:
- a CDS encoding Nif3-like dinuclear metal center hexameric protein produces the protein MASRNEILNKINEWLQPDDFQDYCPNGLQVEGTSEIKTVISGVTASKALIEAAIEANADMILVHHGYFWKGEDQRIQGMKRERLKQLLDNDINLVAYHLPLDDHPEYGNNRQLADILNIKNPRPLGGLVWEGELAEAMSPEKFGLHIARQLHREPLWVGEGPTSIKRVGWCTGAAQGFINTAQEAGLDAYISGEISEPTTHTARECGIHYYAAGHHATERYGVQALGKALAQEFGVTHKFIDCDNPV, from the coding sequence ATGGCCAGTCGAAATGAGATTCTGAATAAAATCAACGAATGGCTCCAGCCCGATGATTTCCAGGATTACTGTCCCAATGGCTTACAGGTTGAAGGCACGTCCGAAATTAAAACCGTCATTTCTGGCGTAACTGCCTCAAAAGCGCTCATCGAAGCCGCCATCGAAGCAAACGCCGATATGATCCTCGTCCACCACGGTTACTTCTGGAAAGGCGAGGATCAACGTATTCAGGGGATGAAACGAGAACGCTTGAAACAGCTTCTCGACAACGACATCAATCTCGTTGCCTACCACCTCCCACTGGATGACCACCCCGAATACGGCAATAACCGTCAGCTGGCGGATATCCTCAACATCAAGAACCCGCGCCCGCTCGGCGGTCTGGTCTGGGAAGGCGAGCTGGCAGAAGCAATGTCTCCCGAGAAATTCGGTCTCCATATTGCAAGACAGCTCCACCGTGAACCGCTCTGGGTTGGCGAAGGTCCGACTTCGATCAAGAGGGTAGGTTGGTGTACCGGTGCTGCGCAGGGGTTTATTAATACAGCTCAGGAGGCGGGGCTCGACGCTTATATAAGCGGTGAAATCTCCGAGCCGACGACGCACACGGCAAGGGAGTGTGGAATTCATTACTACGCTGCCGGACACCACGCGACCGAGCGTTATGGTGTGCAGGCTCTCGGAAAGGCGCTAGCCCAAGAGTTTGGGGTAACCCACAAGTTTATTGATTGCGACAACCCGGTTTAA
- the hisD gene encoding histidinol dehydrogenase, translating to MTAKITRLNASQSDFNDALAKLLAWDDSVDHQVNESVRHILHEVKTRGDQAVLEFTEKFDRLKIGSVAELEMDQSRLQQALEAIPEDQRAALEKAAERIRDYHERQNQKSWQYEDEDGTVLGQKVTPLDRAGLYVPGGKAAYPSSVLMNAIPAKVAGVSEVVMVVPTPDGVVNDMVLASAAIAGVDRVFTVGGAQAVGALAYGTETIPAVDKIVGPGNIFVATAKREVFGVVGIDMIAGPSEILVISDGKTDPDWIAMDLFSQAEHDEQAQSILISPDAEFLDAVETSINKLLPTMERADIIRTSMTDRAALIQVADLKQAAEVSNRIAPEHLELSVEDPEAMLQDIRHAGAIFMGRYTAEALGDYCAGPNHVLPTSGTARFSSPLGVYDFQKRSSIIGFSAAGADRMGRVASVLARGEGLTAHARSAEYRIKD from the coding sequence ATGACCGCCAAGATCACCCGATTGAACGCTTCCCAAAGTGACTTTAACGATGCGTTGGCCAAACTGCTGGCCTGGGACGACAGCGTTGATCATCAGGTGAACGAGTCGGTGCGTCATATCTTGCATGAGGTGAAAACCCGTGGCGACCAGGCGGTTCTGGAATTTACCGAAAAGTTCGATCGCCTGAAGATTGGGTCCGTTGCCGAGCTGGAAATGGACCAGAGTCGATTGCAGCAGGCCCTCGAAGCGATTCCTGAGGACCAGCGCGCGGCACTGGAAAAAGCCGCTGAGCGGATCCGTGATTATCACGAGCGCCAGAACCAGAAGTCCTGGCAGTATGAAGACGAGGACGGAACCGTGCTCGGCCAGAAGGTAACGCCGCTGGATCGGGCGGGCCTGTACGTGCCCGGTGGCAAAGCCGCCTATCCGTCCTCGGTGCTGATGAATGCTATTCCTGCCAAGGTTGCTGGCGTCAGTGAAGTGGTGATGGTTGTTCCGACACCGGATGGCGTGGTGAATGACATGGTACTGGCTTCCGCAGCGATTGCCGGTGTTGACCGCGTGTTTACCGTTGGTGGCGCCCAGGCCGTCGGCGCGCTGGCCTATGGCACGGAAACCATCCCGGCAGTGGATAAAATCGTCGGCCCCGGCAACATTTTCGTCGCCACCGCCAAGCGCGAAGTTTTCGGCGTCGTCGGCATCGACATGATCGCCGGCCCCTCGGAAATCCTCGTGATCAGCGACGGCAAAACCGATCCCGACTGGATTGCCATGGACCTCTTCTCCCAGGCGGAGCACGACGAACAGGCCCAATCCATCCTGATCAGCCCGGATGCGGAATTCCTGGACGCCGTTGAAACCAGCATCAACAAACTGCTGCCAACCATGGAGCGTGCTGACATCATTCGCACCTCCATGACCGACCGCGCTGCGCTGATCCAGGTCGCCGACCTGAAACAAGCCGCCGAAGTGTCCAACCGGATCGCCCCGGAGCACCTGGAGCTGTCGGTTGAAGACCCCGAAGCCATGCTGCAAGACATCCGTCACGCAGGCGCTATCTTCATGGGCCGTTACACCGCAGAAGCCCTTGGCGACTACTGCGCAGGCCCGAACCACGTGCTGCCTACCAGCGGCACAGCTCGGTTCTCCTCGCCGCTGGGTGTCTACGACTTCCAGAAACGGTCCTCCATTATCGGCTTCAGCGCTGCCGGTGCAGATCGTATGGGGCGTGTGGCGTCGGTTCTGGCACGTGGCGAGGGCTTAACCGCTCACGCACGGTCGGCGGAATATCGGATTAAGGACTGA
- a CDS encoding DUF1302 domain-containing protein: protein MTRKTHQWQRWTKLPLAVAVAAGMSGNAAALSFYMGDVEAQFNTTLSAGAGWRVEDRDKRLIAQGNLGPEYAPGGSLANIGASTNNYDDGNLNFESGDTYSKIVKGNSELYLNYYVDNPYLTRVGGLLRGRYWYDFELKDESRAVDYVGQQRELNPEAKDNASGGEILDAYIFSDWYFGNVPVSLRYGKQVVSWGESTFIPGGINVINPVDVPAFRAPGSELKDALLPVEMFYMSAGITENVTVETFVQADWEPVRPDDCGTFFSTNDFAADGCGPVLLAGQLPDSQAFAQGFIAPRIGDQEADSKDQFGVAVRWYVPELNDSELGFYYIKYNSRLPYVSGLVNNPSSPTSTQQNDPSLPFSSFPSYFIEYPENINLYGISINTTTPGGWSLGAEYSFRDNVPLQWNAFELIFGGLQQRDPAGDPLSKLEAQRLAENPGANLAGKPVAGYDRFNVSQAQFTLIKFFDQVMGASRLSLITEFGATYVHDLPDYDEARYGRSGTFGIGTLPFGPIDICSDGGANINTNYCNNEGFTTDFSWGYRTRLVWDYPNALAGVNLSPQLAWSHDVEGYSPQPGGAFNEGSKAIGLSLQAVYQNKITGNIGYTNFFGGKPYNELTDRDFVSASVSYSF, encoded by the coding sequence ATGACAAGAAAAACACATCAATGGCAGCGTTGGACCAAATTACCGCTGGCCGTGGCCGTTGCAGCCGGTATGTCTGGCAACGCAGCAGCCTTATCGTTTTACATGGGAGACGTGGAAGCCCAGTTCAACACCACGCTCTCTGCGGGTGCAGGTTGGCGAGTTGAGGATCGGGACAAGCGTCTGATCGCCCAGGGTAACCTTGGCCCTGAGTATGCCCCCGGTGGCTCGCTCGCGAATATTGGTGCCTCCACGAACAACTATGATGACGGTAACCTCAACTTCGAGAGTGGCGATACCTATTCCAAGATCGTCAAAGGCAACAGCGAACTTTACCTGAACTACTACGTCGACAACCCCTACCTGACCAGGGTTGGTGGTTTACTTCGTGGCAGGTACTGGTACGACTTTGAGTTGAAAGATGAAAGCCGCGCAGTAGATTACGTGGGTCAGCAGCGCGAGCTGAACCCGGAAGCCAAAGACAATGCCTCCGGTGGTGAAATCCTCGACGCCTACATTTTCTCTGACTGGTATTTCGGTAATGTTCCGGTCAGCCTTCGCTACGGCAAGCAGGTTGTGAGCTGGGGCGAGAGCACCTTTATCCCGGGCGGCATCAACGTCATCAACCCGGTGGATGTTCCCGCCTTCCGGGCGCCGGGCTCTGAACTGAAAGACGCGCTTCTCCCGGTCGAGATGTTCTACATGTCTGCGGGTATCACAGAGAACGTCACCGTTGAGACCTTCGTACAGGCAGACTGGGAGCCGGTTCGTCCGGACGACTGTGGTACCTTCTTCTCCACCAACGATTTCGCAGCTGATGGTTGCGGCCCGGTACTTCTCGCTGGCCAGCTACCGGATTCCCAGGCCTTTGCACAGGGCTTCATCGCGCCTCGGATTGGAGACCAGGAAGCGGATTCCAAAGACCAGTTTGGTGTGGCCGTGCGCTGGTATGTACCTGAGCTGAATGACTCAGAGCTGGGTTTCTACTACATCAAGTACAACAGTCGTCTGCCATACGTCAGTGGTCTGGTGAACAACCCATCCAGCCCGACTTCGACGCAGCAGAACGATCCGAGCCTGCCGTTCTCCAGCTTCCCGAGCTACTTCATCGAGTACCCGGAGAACATCAACCTGTACGGCATCAGCATCAACACCACCACACCCGGTGGCTGGTCGCTGGGCGCTGAATACAGCTTCCGCGACAACGTGCCTTTGCAGTGGAACGCTTTTGAATTGATCTTTGGTGGCTTGCAGCAGCGTGATCCAGCAGGTGACCCACTTAGTAAGCTGGAAGCGCAGCGTCTTGCAGAAAATCCGGGTGCAAACCTGGCTGGCAAGCCGGTCGCCGGATACGATCGTTTCAATGTGTCCCAGGCTCAGTTTACGCTGATCAAGTTCTTCGATCAGGTAATGGGCGCCAGTCGGCTGTCTTTGATCACGGAGTTCGGTGCAACTTATGTGCATGACCTGCCGGATTACGACGAAGCTCGTTACGGTCGTTCAGGCACCTTCGGTATTGGTACTCTCCCGTTCGGCCCAATCGACATCTGTTCCGACGGTGGTGCCAACATCAACACCAACTACTGTAACAACGAAGGCTTCACAACGGACTTCTCCTGGGGTTACCGTACCCGCCTGGTTTGGGATTACCCGAACGCGCTGGCCGGTGTTAACCTTTCACCGCAGCTGGCCTGGAGCCACGATGTTGAGGGTTACAGCCCACAGCCGGGCGGCGCCTTCAATGAAGGTAGCAAGGCCATTGGCCTGTCTCTGCAGGCGGTCTACCAGAACAAAATCACCGGTAATATCGGTTACACAAACTTTTTCGGCGGCAAGCCGTATAACGAGTTGACTGACCGCGATTTCGTGAGTGCTAGCGTTTCATACTCATTCTGA
- the zapE gene encoding cell division protein ZapE, producing the protein MTPWQRYQKDLERPDFQKDSAQEDAVKRLQSLYDKLVEAERDRSKPKAKLLRKLKKGKEEPVKGLYFWGGVGRGKTYLMDTFYESLPFDRKMRVHFHRFMQRVHNELKSLKGEKNPLELVSKKFADETRVICFDEFFVSDIGDAMILATLMDGLFSRGVTLVCTSNIVPDGLYKDGLQRARFLPAIDLVKKHTDVVNVDGGVDYRLRTLEQAELFHSPLDEEADVSLRKSFDALAVEAGKHSKTMEINGRKIPAQAHADDVVWFDFKDVCDGPRSQNDYIEMARQFHAIIVSNVPILGKEKDDQARRFINMIDEFYDRNVKVIISAAAPITELYAGGRLGFEFERTESRLLEMQSREYLEAPHKP; encoded by the coding sequence ATGACCCCTTGGCAACGCTACCAGAAGGATCTTGAACGCCCCGATTTCCAGAAGGACTCGGCCCAGGAAGATGCCGTCAAGCGCCTTCAATCACTGTACGACAAACTGGTGGAAGCCGAAAGGGATCGCAGCAAGCCCAAGGCCAAACTTTTGCGCAAGCTCAAAAAAGGCAAGGAAGAGCCGGTCAAGGGGCTGTATTTCTGGGGTGGAGTAGGCCGCGGCAAAACCTACCTGATGGATACTTTCTACGAGTCGCTGCCCTTCGATCGCAAGATGCGGGTTCATTTCCACCGCTTCATGCAGCGGGTACACAACGAACTCAAATCCCTCAAAGGCGAAAAGAACCCGCTGGAGCTGGTCTCCAAAAAATTCGCCGATGAAACCCGGGTTATCTGCTTCGATGAGTTTTTTGTGTCAGACATTGGTGACGCCATGATCTTGGCCACCCTGATGGACGGGCTGTTCAGCCGCGGAGTTACCCTGGTTTGCACCTCTAATATCGTACCAGACGGCCTATACAAGGACGGGCTTCAGCGTGCGAGATTCCTGCCCGCGATCGATCTGGTCAAGAAACACACCGATGTGGTCAACGTGGATGGCGGAGTTGATTACCGACTGAGGACTCTCGAGCAGGCGGAGCTGTTCCACTCCCCCCTTGACGAGGAAGCGGACGTCAGCCTTCGGAAGAGCTTCGATGCCCTGGCGGTCGAAGCCGGTAAACACAGCAAAACCATGGAAATCAATGGTCGAAAAATCCCGGCCCAGGCCCATGCGGACGACGTGGTGTGGTTTGATTTCAAAGACGTGTGCGACGGCCCCCGAAGCCAGAATGATTACATCGAAATGGCACGGCAGTTCCACGCCATCATCGTCAGCAATGTGCCCATCCTGGGCAAAGAAAAAGATGACCAGGCTCGCCGTTTCATCAACATGATCGATGAGTTCTACGACCGCAACGTCAAAGTCATCATCTCTGCCGCTGCACCGATCACCGAACTCTATGCTGGCGGCCGCCTTGGCTTTGAATTCGAGCGCACCGAATCCCGCCTGCTGGAAATGCAGTCCCGGGAATACCTCGAAGCGCCCCATAAACCATAA
- a CDS encoding YhcB family protein, which produces MTNLILAAIAALVVGIVIGVFVGRSGQGTTLRQRRAEQQIEELRSEYTRYQAQVNEHFMESAHLLRRFNDAYRDVNQHMARGANRLCNDEDWMEELAHETSKKRLEEVREDASEPPRDYAPKTDPKDSGTLAEDFGLKKGDKAQQA; this is translated from the coding sequence ATGACAAACCTGATTCTGGCAGCGATTGCCGCATTGGTTGTTGGCATTGTCATCGGGGTATTTGTTGGCCGTTCCGGGCAGGGAACGACGCTTCGGCAGCGCCGGGCGGAACAGCAGATTGAGGAACTGAGAAGCGAATATACCCGCTACCAGGCCCAGGTGAATGAACATTTCATGGAGTCGGCCCATCTGCTGCGCCGTTTCAACGATGCCTATCGCGATGTAAACCAGCACATGGCCCGGGGCGCCAACCGTCTTTGCAATGATGAGGACTGGATGGAAGAGTTGGCTCATGAGACTTCCAAGAAGCGCCTGGAGGAAGTCCGCGAGGACGCTTCCGAGCCACCACGGGATTATGCGCCGAAGACGGATCCGAAGGATTCCGGGACGCTTGCCGAGGACTTTGGGCTCAAGAAGGGTGATAAGGCTCAGCAGGCCTGA
- the hisG gene encoding ATP phosphoribosyltransferase, translating into MTDSITIALSKGRILEETLPLLADAGIELIDDVKKSRKLVFPTTDPNVRVLIIRATDVPTYVQYGGADLGVTGKDVLMEHGGEGLYEPLDLNISRCRLMTAGPKDQTPPAGRIKVATKFVNLARRYYSAQGRQADIIKLYGAMELAPILGLADEIVDIVDTGNTLKANGLEARELIEHISSRLVVNRASMKMKHERINPIIEKMSEAVEKRRL; encoded by the coding sequence ATGACAGATTCCATCACCATCGCCTTGTCGAAGGGACGAATCCTGGAAGAAACCCTGCCTCTGCTCGCAGATGCGGGCATCGAGCTGATCGACGACGTCAAAAAGTCCCGCAAACTGGTTTTCCCGACAACGGACCCGAATGTCCGGGTGTTGATCATCCGCGCTACGGATGTGCCGACCTATGTTCAGTATGGCGGTGCCGACCTCGGCGTGACCGGCAAGGACGTTTTGATGGAGCATGGTGGCGAAGGGCTATATGAGCCACTGGACCTGAACATTTCCCGTTGCCGCCTGATGACCGCCGGCCCGAAAGATCAGACGCCGCCAGCCGGTCGTATCAAGGTGGCCACGAAATTCGTCAACCTGGCTCGCCGGTACTACTCGGCCCAGGGTCGCCAGGCAGACATCATCAAGCTTTATGGCGCCATGGAGCTGGCTCCGATTCTGGGCCTGGCTGACGAGATCGTCGATATTGTGGATACCGGCAACACGCTTAAGGCAAACGGCCTCGAGGCCCGAGAGCTGATTGAGCATATCAGCAGCCGACTGGTGGTTAATCGCGCGTCCATGAAGATGAAACACGAGCGCATCAACCCCATAATTGAAAAGATGTCTGAAGCCGTTGAGAAACGCCGGCTCTGA
- a CDS encoding thiolase family protein — protein sequence MSTDNVVIVSGVRTPMGGFQGSLASVSATDLGAITIAEAVKRAGLQPTDVQEVIMGNVLPAGLKQGPARQAMRKAGLPDHTGATTINKLCGSGMKAAMFAHDLIKAGTNDIMVAGGMESMSNAPYILQGVRSGYRMGPGQAPQDHMFLDGLEDAETGRLMGAFAQEMADKKGYTREEMDEYAITSLTRAKKAIEEGLLKEEIIPVTVKSRKGEVVVEDDEQPHNANIEKIPSLRPAFAKDGTVTAANASSISDGASALLLMRESEAEKRGLKPLARIVGHSTQSQHPSEFTCAPVGAIETLFGKTGWSKDDVDLFEINEAFAMVAMMPIRELGLDPEKVNIHGGACAQGHPVGSTGSRLLVTLMYALQRYGKKKGVAALCIGGGEATAMAIEML from the coding sequence ATGAGCACAGACAACGTCGTCATCGTCAGCGGTGTCCGCACCCCCATGGGCGGATTCCAGGGTAGCCTGGCCAGCGTCAGCGCAACCGACCTGGGTGCCATCACCATCGCCGAGGCCGTCAAGCGCGCTGGCCTTCAGCCTACGGATGTGCAGGAAGTTATCATGGGCAACGTCCTGCCCGCCGGCCTCAAGCAGGGCCCGGCACGCCAGGCCATGCGCAAGGCCGGTCTTCCGGACCACACCGGCGCCACCACCATCAACAAACTCTGCGGTTCCGGCATGAAGGCCGCTATGTTCGCCCACGACCTGATCAAAGCCGGCACCAACGACATCATGGTTGCCGGCGGCATGGAGAGCATGTCCAACGCCCCTTACATTCTGCAGGGCGTCCGCAGCGGCTACCGCATGGGCCCTGGCCAGGCACCCCAGGATCACATGTTCCTGGATGGCCTGGAAGACGCTGAAACCGGTCGCCTGATGGGGGCGTTCGCCCAGGAAATGGCCGATAAGAAAGGCTACACCCGTGAAGAAATGGACGAGTACGCCATCACCTCCCTCACGCGGGCGAAGAAAGCCATCGAAGAAGGGCTGCTTAAAGAGGAGATCATCCCGGTTACCGTCAAGAGTCGCAAAGGCGAGGTCGTTGTCGAGGATGATGAGCAGCCTCACAACGCCAATATCGAGAAAATCCCGAGCCTGCGTCCGGCCTTCGCGAAAGACGGCACCGTAACAGCCGCCAACGCCTCATCAATTTCCGACGGCGCCTCGGCGCTGCTCCTGATGCGTGAATCCGAAGCCGAAAAGCGAGGCCTCAAGCCACTGGCCCGCATCGTTGGCCACAGCACCCAATCCCAGCACCCGTCCGAGTTCACCTGCGCCCCGGTTGGCGCCATCGAAACCCTGTTCGGCAAAACCGGTTGGAGCAAAGACGACGTCGACCTCTTCGAAATCAACGAAGCCTTCGCCATGGTCGCAATGATGCCCATCCGCGAACTCGGCCTGGATCCCGAGAAAGTCAACATCCACGGCGGCGCCTGCGCCCAGGGCCACCCCGTCGGCTCAACCGGCTCCCGCCTGCTGGTAACCCTCATGTACGCCCTTCAACGCTATGGCAAAAAGAAAGGCGTTGCGGCCCTGTGCATCGGTGGTGGTGAAGCAACCGCTATGGCTATCGAGATGCTCTAA
- a CDS encoding DUF1329 domain-containing protein: MKLNKKLLATGVLAASMFAGQAWGAVSAEEAAKLGNSLTPMGAEKSGNGGAIPAWTGGLTTPPAGYKNDGIYVNPFPNEQPKFTIDQSNVEQYKDNLSPGQVAMIERYDDYFMPVYETHRTAAYPQEVMEQTVENATEVELIKDGNGLGNYQSATPFPIPQNGLEAIWNHITRYRGGSVQRNVGQVTPTEGGDFSVVKFQDELTWRTYLADYEPGMDPNVLFYFKQAITAPARLAGNVLLVHETIDQVAEPRRAWVYNAGQRRVRRAPQVAYDGPGTAADGMRTSDNFDMFNGAPDRYNWELIGKKEMYIPYNSYKLVDPSLTYDQIIKAGHINQEYTRYELHRVWHVRATLKDGARHIYAQRDFYIDEDSWQASVIDHYDGRGELWRVAEAHNMQFYDQNVPWYAIETLYDLLSGRYLALGLTNEEENPYEFGVERRSRDYTPAALRRAGTR; the protein is encoded by the coding sequence ATGAAACTGAACAAGAAACTACTGGCCACAGGCGTATTGGCAGCAAGCATGTTTGCTGGCCAGGCCTGGGGTGCGGTTTCTGCTGAAGAAGCGGCCAAGCTGGGTAACTCGCTGACACCGATGGGTGCAGAAAAATCCGGTAATGGCGGTGCGATTCCCGCCTGGACTGGAGGCCTTACAACTCCACCGGCCGGTTACAAGAATGACGGAATCTATGTGAATCCGTTCCCGAATGAGCAGCCGAAGTTCACCATCGATCAGAGCAATGTCGAGCAATACAAGGACAACCTGTCCCCGGGTCAGGTCGCGATGATTGAGCGTTACGACGATTACTTCATGCCTGTGTACGAAACCCATCGTACCGCCGCTTACCCACAGGAGGTAATGGAGCAGACAGTCGAGAACGCGACAGAGGTGGAGCTCATTAAAGACGGTAATGGTCTGGGCAACTATCAGTCCGCCACACCGTTCCCGATTCCCCAGAACGGTCTGGAAGCGATCTGGAACCATATTACCCGCTACCGTGGTGGTTCTGTTCAGCGTAACGTTGGCCAGGTAACCCCGACAGAAGGTGGTGACTTCTCGGTGGTCAAATTCCAGGACGAGCTGACCTGGCGGACCTACCTGGCAGACTACGAGCCAGGCATGGATCCGAACGTACTGTTCTACTTCAAGCAGGCCATCACCGCGCCGGCGCGTCTGGCGGGTAACGTTCTGCTGGTACACGAAACCATTGACCAGGTTGCAGAGCCTCGCCGTGCCTGGGTATACAACGCCGGTCAGCGCCGTGTTCGTCGTGCACCCCAGGTAGCCTATGACGGACCGGGTACAGCAGCTGACGGTATGCGTACGTCTGACAACTTCGACATGTTCAACGGTGCTCCGGATCGATACAACTGGGAGTTGATCGGCAAAAAGGAAATGTACATTCCGTACAACTCCTACAAGCTGGTTGACCCGAGTCTTACGTATGACCAGATCATCAAGGCTGGCCACATCAATCAGGAATACACCCGCTACGAGCTGCACCGCGTGTGGCACGTAAGGGCAACCCTGAAGGATGGCGCCCGTCACATCTACGCCCAGCGTGACTTCTACATTGACGAAGACTCCTGGCAGGCATCGGTTATTGATCATTACGACGGTCGTGGCGAGCTGTGGCGCGTTGCCGAAGCCCACAACATGCAGTTCTATGATCAGAACGTGCCTTGGTACGCCATCGAGACTCTGTACGACCTGCTCTCTGGCCGCTACCTTGCACTGGGCCTGACCAACGAAGAAGAGAATCCGTACGAGTTCGGCGTTGAGCGTCGCTCACGGGATTACACGCCGGCCGCACTGCGCCGCGCAGGTACCCGGTAA
- the hisC gene encoding histidinol-phosphate transaminase encodes MSKFWSPLVNDLVPYVPGEQPKMANLVKLNTNENPFGPSPKVVEAIQAELNDSLRLYPDPEGESLRQTIAAYHKVKPEQVFLGNGSDEVLAHIFFGLFQHGEPILFPDITYSFYPVYCGLYNIESKRVPLTESFEINPDDFKQPNGGVIFPNPNAPTGMYLGLQHVEEILAANPDRVVVVDEAYIDFGGESAITLVDKYPNLLVSQTLSKARSLAGLRVGFAVGHPDLIEALNRVKNSFNSYPLDRLALAGAKAAYEDEAWFRKCCDGVISERERVTAALEDLGFEVLPSKANFIFARHKEQSGGVLAKGLREQGIIVRHFNKPRISEFLRITIGTVEQNDALIGGLRSL; translated from the coding sequence ATGAGTAAATTCTGGAGTCCTTTGGTCAATGATCTGGTTCCCTATGTTCCTGGGGAACAGCCAAAAATGGCTAACCTGGTGAAGCTGAACACCAACGAAAACCCTTTTGGCCCCTCACCAAAAGTTGTCGAAGCCATTCAGGCTGAACTGAACGACAGCCTGCGCCTATATCCGGACCCGGAAGGGGAAAGCCTGCGCCAGACCATTGCGGCGTACCACAAGGTAAAGCCGGAGCAGGTCTTCCTGGGCAATGGCTCGGATGAAGTCCTGGCCCACATCTTCTTTGGCCTGTTCCAGCATGGCGAACCGATCCTGTTTCCGGACATCACCTACAGCTTTTACCCGGTGTACTGTGGCCTCTATAACATCGAGAGCAAAAGAGTACCGCTGACAGAAAGCTTCGAAATCAACCCGGACGACTTCAAGCAGCCCAACGGTGGCGTGATCTTCCCGAACCCCAATGCGCCAACCGGAATGTATCTTGGGTTGCAGCATGTGGAAGAAATCCTGGCTGCCAACCCGGATCGCGTTGTCGTTGTGGATGAGGCCTACATTGATTTCGGTGGCGAGTCTGCCATCACCCTTGTCGACAAGTACCCGAACCTGCTGGTGTCACAGACCCTTTCCAAGGCACGGTCTCTTGCCGGTTTGCGGGTGGGTTTCGCCGTTGGCCATCCCGACCTCATCGAGGCATTGAACCGGGTCAAGAACAGCTTCAACAGCTACCCCCTGGACCGCCTGGCCCTGGCTGGCGCTAAAGCGGCCTACGAAGATGAAGCCTGGTTCCGGAAGTGCTGTGATGGCGTGATCTCCGAGCGCGAGCGCGTAACTGCCGCCCTCGAAGATCTTGGATTCGAGGTGTTACCCTCCAAGGCAAACTTCATCTTTGCCCGTCACAAAGAGCAGTCTGGTGGGGTTTTGGCCAAAGGCCTGAGAGAGCAGGGTATTATCGTCCGGCACTTCAATAAGCCTCGAATCAGCGAATTCCTGCGCATTACCATTGGCACTGTTGAGCAGAACGATGCCTTGATCGGGGGGCTCCGGTCCCTCTAG